The following are encoded together in the Flexivirga aerilata genome:
- a CDS encoding MauE/DoxX family redox-associated membrane protein, whose translation MAATATLPALTARRSILAPPPPPAIQPQRSLDIRQRKSSLTARTQSLPTSSSQLTDGGLSVAGEEAMAWRFVELVLTVFVVVVLVRASVSKLASPGPVVRSVNELFPNIDVQRWAIFALVALELATAFSAAFRGFTVLVELVGLAALGSLFIIAGTLGAIRGSEEPCGCFGAASASSLGWRNTAFGVALLIYGLFQACAPIDYAARVAVVACLASISLVCLAAQSERYVALSVFQTISQRFERIRT comes from the coding sequence ATGGCGGCGACCGCCACGCTGCCAGCCTTAACCGCTCGTCGATCCATCCTCGCACCTCCTCCTCCACCAGCCATCCAACCACAGCGAAGTCTTGACATCCGTCAACGTAAGAGTAGCTTGACAGCAAGAACACAGTCCTTGCCAACGAGCTCATCACAGCTCACCGACGGGGGTTTGTCCGTTGCTGGGGAGGAAGCAATGGCTTGGAGGTTCGTCGAACTCGTCTTAACGGTTTTCGTTGTCGTTGTATTGGTGCGAGCCAGCGTTTCAAAACTGGCGTCACCTGGACCCGTAGTCCGTTCCGTAAACGAGCTATTTCCAAATATCGACGTGCAGAGATGGGCGATATTCGCGCTCGTCGCGCTCGAGCTGGCAACAGCTTTTTCGGCAGCATTCCGCGGCTTCACTGTGCTCGTGGAGCTAGTCGGTCTAGCTGCCCTCGGTTCGCTATTCATCATCGCTGGGACGCTGGGTGCAATACGTGGATCCGAGGAGCCATGCGGTTGTTTTGGAGCAGCAAGCGCCAGTTCATTAGGCTGGCGTAACACCGCATTCGGCGTCGCACTCCTCATCTATGGCCTCTTTCAGGCATGCGCACCTATCGACTATGCCGCACGCGTTGCAGTAGTCGCATGCTTAGCATCAATATCGCTCGTTTGTCTGGCGGCACAGAGCGAGCGATACGTGGCACTGTCCGTCTTTCAAACGATATCCCAGAGATTCGAACGGATCCGAACATGA